A genomic segment from Streptomyces sp. NBC_00459 encodes:
- the leuC gene encoding 3-isopropylmalate dehydratase large subunit: MGRTLAEKVWDDHVVRRAEGEPDLLFIDLHLLHEVTSPQAFDGLRQNGRKVRRLDLTIATEDHNTPTLDIDKPIADPVSRVQLETLRKNCADFGVRLHPLGDVEQGVVHVVGPQLGLTQPGTTVVCGDSHTSTHGAFGALAFGIGTSQVEHVLATQTLPLARPKTMAITVDGELPDGVTAKDLILAIIAKIGTGGGQGYILEYRGSAIEKLSMEARMTICNMSIEAGARAGMIAPDETTFEYLKGRPHAPADADWDAAVEYWKTLRTDDDAEFDAEVVIDGAALAPFVTWGTNPGQGAPLSSSVPDPASYEDASERLAAEKALEYMGLEAGQSLRSIKVDTVFVGSCTNGRIEDLRAAAAIVGGRKVADGVRMLVVPGSVRVGLQAVSEGLDVVFKEAGAEWRHAGCSMCLGMNPDQLAPGERSASTSNRNFEGRQGKGGRTHLVSPQVAAATAVLGHLASPADLSDADARTPAGV; encoded by the coding sequence ATGGGTAGGACACTCGCGGAGAAGGTCTGGGACGACCACGTCGTCCGGCGCGCCGAGGGCGAGCCCGACCTCCTCTTCATCGACTTGCACCTGCTGCACGAGGTGACCAGCCCGCAGGCCTTCGACGGTCTGCGCCAGAACGGCCGTAAGGTGCGGCGCCTCGACCTCACCATCGCGACCGAGGACCACAACACCCCGACCCTCGACATCGACAAGCCCATCGCCGACCCGGTCTCCCGGGTCCAGCTGGAGACGCTGCGCAAGAACTGCGCCGACTTCGGTGTGCGGCTGCACCCGCTGGGCGATGTCGAGCAGGGCGTCGTCCACGTGGTGGGACCGCAGCTGGGGCTGACCCAGCCGGGCACCACCGTCGTCTGCGGCGACTCCCACACCTCCACGCACGGCGCCTTCGGCGCGCTGGCGTTCGGCATCGGCACCTCGCAGGTCGAGCATGTGCTGGCCACCCAGACGCTGCCGCTGGCCCGACCCAAGACCATGGCCATCACGGTCGACGGCGAACTGCCCGACGGAGTCACCGCCAAGGACCTGATCCTCGCCATCATCGCGAAGATCGGTACGGGCGGCGGCCAGGGCTACATCCTGGAATACCGCGGTTCCGCCATCGAGAAGCTCTCGATGGAGGCCCGGATGACCATCTGCAACATGTCGATCGAGGCCGGCGCCCGCGCGGGCATGATCGCCCCCGACGAGACCACCTTCGAGTACCTCAAGGGCCGCCCCCACGCGCCCGCCGACGCGGACTGGGACGCGGCGGTGGAGTACTGGAAGACGCTGCGCACCGACGACGACGCGGAATTCGACGCCGAGGTCGTCATCGACGGCGCCGCGCTCGCGCCGTTCGTCACCTGGGGCACCAACCCCGGCCAGGGCGCGCCGCTTTCGTCGTCCGTCCCCGACCCTGCTTCGTACGAAGACGCTTCGGAGCGCCTCGCCGCCGAAAAGGCCCTGGAATACATGGGGTTGGAGGCCGGGCAGTCGCTGCGCTCCATCAAGGTGGACACCGTCTTCGTAGGTTCGTGCACCAACGGCCGCATCGAGGACCTGCGCGCCGCCGCCGCCATCGTCGGGGGCCGCAAAGTCGCCGACGGGGTACGGATGCTGGTCGTCCCCGGCTCGGTGCGGGTCGGTCTGCAGGCCGTCTCCGAGGGCCTGGACGTGGTCTTCAAGGAGGCCGGCGCCGAATGGCGGCACGCGGGCTGCTCGATGTGTCTGGGCATGAACCCCGACCAGCTGGCCCCCGGTGAGCGCTCCGCGTCCACCTCCAACCGCAAC
- a CDS encoding RICIN domain-containing protein yields MTSRRRTLRVTVPVGLGALMLAAAGSLSTASAETWWSYSNERTGACITSSTVSDAVWGATCNDALDTRNWSWGSDTYTNVYGVNRRFVSRANGECLTTDEKTVTNSVWTSPCGSAGGQWWNGDDHRFRNANGNYLRTSSSGDGLYTSPYSVVEQYGIEPSRFTWWGQHD; encoded by the coding sequence ATGACTTCTCGGAGAAGGACACTGCGAGTCACCGTCCCCGTGGGGCTGGGCGCCCTCATGCTCGCCGCCGCGGGCTCCCTGTCCACCGCGTCCGCCGAGACCTGGTGGTCGTACTCGAACGAGCGCACCGGTGCCTGTATCACCTCGTCGACCGTGAGCGACGCGGTCTGGGGAGCCACCTGCAACGACGCCCTCGACACCCGTAACTGGTCCTGGGGCAGCGACACGTACACCAACGTCTACGGGGTCAACCGCAGGTTCGTTAGCAGGGCCAACGGCGAATGCCTCACCACCGACGAGAAGACCGTCACCAACTCGGTCTGGACCAGCCCTTGCGGGAGCGCGGGCGGGCAGTGGTGGAACGGCGACGACCACAGGTTCCGGAACGCCAACGGCAACTACCTGCGCACCTCCTCCAGCGGTGACGGCCTCTACACCAGCCCGTACAGCGTGGTCGAGCAGTACGGCATCGAACCGTCCCGGTTCACGTGGTGGGGCCAGCACGACTGA
- a CDS encoding HAD family hydrolase, whose translation MTIRAVVWDIDDTLFDYTTANRAGMREQLAVEGLLDGYATVEQALDRWQEATDRQWARFAAGEVDFQGQRRERVRTFLGEELTDAEADAWFDRYVVHYEAAWALFPDVLPVLDLLAASHRHGVLSNSSLRVQDRKLRVLGVRDRFEAVLCAAELGVHKPDAQAFHAACDALGLSPEQVAYVGDHPEIDGRGAVDAGMLSVWIDRGGPGGAEQASTGPHRIASLAELPAILGADTRFGAPSTFG comes from the coding sequence ATGACGATCCGAGCCGTGGTCTGGGACATCGACGACACCCTCTTCGACTACACCACGGCGAACCGCGCCGGCATGCGGGAGCAGCTCGCCGTCGAGGGCCTGCTCGACGGGTACGCCACCGTCGAGCAGGCCCTCGACCGCTGGCAGGAGGCCACCGACCGGCAGTGGGCGCGGTTCGCGGCGGGGGAGGTCGACTTCCAGGGGCAGCGCCGTGAGCGGGTGCGGACGTTCCTGGGCGAGGAGCTGACCGACGCAGAGGCCGACGCCTGGTTCGACCGCTACGTCGTGCACTACGAGGCCGCGTGGGCGCTCTTCCCGGACGTGCTGCCCGTCCTCGACCTCCTCGCCGCCAGCCACCGGCACGGGGTGCTCTCCAACTCCAGCCTCCGCGTGCAGGACCGCAAGCTGCGCGTGCTCGGCGTCCGCGACCGTTTCGAGGCGGTCCTGTGCGCGGCCGAGCTGGGTGTCCACAAGCCGGACGCCCAGGCCTTCCACGCCGCCTGCGACGCCCTGGGCCTGTCTCCGGAGCAGGTGGCGTACGTCGGTGACCATCCGGAGATCGACGGACGGGGCGCCGTCGACGCCGGGATGCTGTCCGTGTGGATCGACCGCGGCGGCCCCGGCGGCGCGGAGCAGGCTTCCACCGGCCCGCACCGGATCGCCTCTCTCGCCGAACTCCCCGCGATCCTCGGCGCCGATACCCGTTTTGGAGCGCCGTCCACCTTCGGGTAA
- a CDS encoding fumarylacetoacetate hydrolase family protein — translation MRIARFSIDGNVAFGAVEGDKPDELVLDIIKGIPFADFELSGTKVPLDKVRLLPPVLPNKVVAYGRNYAEHARELGNEVPDVPFAFFKPSTSVIGSGDDIRYPSFTEELHHEAELAVVIGRMCREVPRERVKDVILGYTCANDITARDVQKREKQWARAKGFDTSCPLGPWVETDLDPSDLTIQLTVNGEQRQLGRTSEMIHSIEDLIVNITEAMTLLPGDVILTGTPAGVGPLTVGDEVAVTIEGIGTLTNKVVKRG, via the coding sequence GTGCGCATCGCCAGATTCTCCATCGACGGGAACGTCGCCTTCGGCGCGGTCGAGGGCGACAAGCCGGACGAACTAGTCCTCGACATCATCAAGGGCATCCCGTTCGCCGACTTCGAGCTCTCCGGCACGAAGGTCCCCCTCGACAAGGTCCGGCTGCTGCCGCCGGTGCTCCCCAACAAGGTCGTGGCCTACGGCCGCAACTACGCGGAGCACGCGAGGGAACTGGGCAACGAGGTACCCGACGTCCCGTTCGCCTTCTTCAAGCCGTCCACCTCGGTGATCGGCTCCGGCGACGACATCCGGTACCCCTCCTTCACCGAGGAACTGCACCACGAGGCCGAACTCGCCGTGGTCATCGGCCGGATGTGCCGCGAGGTCCCGCGCGAGCGCGTCAAGGACGTCATCCTCGGCTACACCTGCGCCAACGACATCACCGCGCGGGACGTCCAGAAGCGCGAGAAGCAGTGGGCCCGGGCGAAGGGCTTCGACACCAGCTGCCCCCTCGGCCCCTGGGTGGAGACGGACCTCGACCCGTCCGACCTCACGATCCAGCTCACGGTCAACGGCGAGCAACGCCAACTGGGCCGCACCAGCGAGATGATCCACTCCATCGAGGACCTGATCGTCAACATCACCGAGGCCATGACGCTGCTCCCCGGCGACGTGATCCTCACGGGCACCCCGGCAGGCGTCGGACCGCTCACCGTCGGCGACGAGGTCGCCGTCACCATCGAAGGCATCGGCACTCTCACCAACAAGGTTGTCAAGCGTGGCTAG
- a CDS encoding MerR family transcriptional regulator — MRLAELSERSGVSTATIKYYLREGLLAPGRQINTTTAEYDEGHLRRLRLVRALIQVGRIPVATAREVLGHVDDDSLGRTIRLGAALWALPQGAEPDEEDPAVVAARREVDRLLASLGWETARELSPLSPVHRSLVVAVAALIRLGYPWDAELMAPYAELMHQVARRDLDYLETHASDAERVETAVAATVLFEPVLTALHRLAQEEESARRYGL, encoded by the coding sequence ATGCGGCTGGCCGAGTTGAGCGAGCGCAGCGGTGTGTCCACCGCCACGATCAAGTACTACCTGCGCGAGGGGCTGTTGGCGCCCGGCCGGCAGATCAACACGACGACCGCGGAGTACGACGAGGGTCATCTGCGCCGACTGCGACTGGTGCGTGCGCTGATCCAGGTGGGCCGTATCCCGGTCGCCACCGCCCGTGAGGTGCTCGGCCACGTCGACGACGATTCCCTGGGCCGCACGATCCGCCTGGGCGCGGCCTTGTGGGCGTTGCCGCAGGGCGCCGAGCCGGACGAGGAGGACCCCGCCGTGGTCGCCGCCCGCCGGGAGGTGGACCGACTGCTGGCGAGCCTCGGCTGGGAGACCGCGCGTGAGCTGAGCCCTCTCTCCCCCGTGCACCGCTCGCTGGTGGTGGCGGTGGCCGCGCTGATCCGGCTGGGGTATCCCTGGGACGCCGAACTGATGGCGCCGTACGCGGAGTTGATGCACCAGGTGGCGAGACGGGACCTGGACTATCTGGAGACGCACGCGTCGGACGCGGAGCGGGTCGAGACGGCGGTCGCGGCGACCGTGCTCTTCGAACCGGTGCTCACGGCACTGCACCGGCTGGCCCAGGAGGAGGAGTCGGCGCGGCGGTACGGGCTGTAG
- a CDS encoding DUF4188 domain-containing protein — protein sequence MFAKPNAGRTTAAAEGDVVVLLIGMRINHFWAVHHWLPVFTAMPRMLRELTKDPSRGLLKHVMLTASPRTYYVVQYWESKEKLYAYASASDMFHHKAWGALNRKEREGKVRQHVGLWHETYVVPEGSYESIYADMPAFGLAAAHGVLPVERRGRTGKERFAHRSAP from the coding sequence ATGTTCGCGAAGCCCAACGCGGGCCGTACGACAGCGGCAGCCGAGGGGGATGTCGTCGTTCTGCTCATCGGAATGCGCATCAACCATTTCTGGGCCGTGCATCACTGGCTCCCGGTGTTCACGGCCATGCCGCGGATGCTGCGGGAGCTGACGAAGGATCCTTCGCGCGGGCTGCTGAAACACGTGATGCTGACGGCGTCGCCACGGACGTACTACGTCGTCCAGTACTGGGAGTCCAAGGAGAAGCTGTACGCGTACGCCTCGGCGTCGGACATGTTCCATCACAAGGCGTGGGGTGCCCTCAACCGCAAGGAGCGGGAGGGGAAGGTTCGGCAGCATGTGGGGCTGTGGCACGAGACGTATGTGGTGCCTGAGGGGTCGTACGAGTCGATCTACGCGGACATGCCGGCGTTCGGGCTGGCGGCGGCGCACGGGGTGTTGCCGGTGGAGCGGCGGGGGCGTACCGGTAAGGAGCGGTTTGCTCATCGGTCGGCGCCGTAG
- the ndgR gene encoding IclR family transcriptional regulator NdgR: MDNSSGVGVLDKAALVLSALESGPATLAGLVAATGLARPTAHRLAVALEHHRMVARDMQGRFILGPRLAELAAAAGEDRLLATAGPVLTHVRDLTGESAQLYRRQGDMRICVAAAERLSGLRDTVPVGSTLTMKAGSSAQILMAWEEPERLHRGLQGARFTATALSGVRRRGWAQSIGEREPGVASVSAPVRGPSNRVVAAVSVSGPIERLTRHPGRMHAQAVIDAAARLSEALRRTG, encoded by the coding sequence ATGGACAACAGTAGCGGCGTCGGCGTTCTGGACAAGGCAGCCCTTGTCCTGAGCGCTCTGGAGTCCGGTCCGGCCACCCTCGCGGGTCTGGTCGCGGCGACCGGACTGGCACGACCCACGGCACATCGTCTCGCCGTGGCCTTGGAACACCACCGCATGGTGGCGCGCGACATGCAGGGCCGTTTCATTCTCGGCCCCCGCCTGGCGGAACTGGCGGCGGCAGCGGGCGAGGACCGCCTCCTGGCGACGGCCGGCCCGGTTCTCACCCATGTCCGCGATCTGACGGGCGAGAGCGCGCAGCTCTACCGCCGCCAGGGCGACATGCGCATCTGCGTCGCCGCGGCCGAGCGCCTCTCGGGCCTCAGGGACACGGTCCCGGTCGGCTCGACGCTCACGATGAAGGCGGGCTCGTCGGCCCAGATCCTGATGGCGTGGGAGGAGCCGGAGCGTCTGCACCGCGGTCTCCAGGGCGCCCGCTTCACCGCGACAGCGCTGTCGGGCGTGCGCCGCCGGGGCTGGGCCCAGTCCATCGGCGAGCGCGAACCGGGCGTCGCCTCGGTCTCCGCCCCCGTCCGGGGCCCGTCGAACCGCGTGGTGGCCGCCGTCTCCGTCTCGGGCCCGATCGAACGCCTGACCCGCCACCCCGGCCGTATGCACGCCCAGGCGGTCATCGACGCGGCGGCCCGCCTGTCGGAGGCCCTGCGCCGCACAGGCTGA
- a CDS encoding sensor histidine kinase, whose translation MQGRFKRDGSASAEPEPHNGAGNGSSPQHAQNPGQAALTGDNGERSARLGSGAPGGKGSATGGPAPAAPPVKPAKGSTGPGARIALRNWRISTRLVSLLALPVVAATSLGALRISDNMDDIQQLDNMRLLTDITKQATELSAALQEERDQSAGPLAHGAPATDYSVKGVRDKTDRALANFIDGSEEIDAASKSGNLQGVRDSLVGLVSALGNLSEIRSNAFEDRNNSTQTVEAYHRLVTQLLDLSQDMAEATSNPEMITRTRSLAAFSSAKEYASIQRAVIAAALPEDNKTQGKLSENDRLYAESALNSQDSELDSFKSIYGDGSEDLLKPIDDGSPTITAADVYAKRILDSKEGIQGLQKRSYKDWIDDDSAKIQQMKTIEITLLSEMEQKARELRNEAEQEAIISGALILLVLGVSLVGAFVVARSMIRSLRRLQDTATKVAQDRLPELVKQLSESDPQDVDTSVESVGVHSRDEIGQVAAAFDDVHREAVRLAAEQALLRGNVNAMFTNLSRRSQGLIQRQLSLISELESREADPDQLSSLFKLDHLATRMRRNGENLLVLAGEEPGRRWTRPVPLVDVLRAAASEVEQYERIELSSVPTTEVAGRVVNDLVHLLAELLENATSFSSPQTKVKVTGHALPDGRVLIEIHDTGIGLSPEDLAAINERLAAPPTVDVSVSRRMGLFVVGRLSQRHGIRIQLRPSDSGGTTALVMLPVDVAQGGKKPAPGKAGQGGAPAGGPAAAQAAAGVAAARRGGGQGAPAGGGLLGAGGAPRGQVGSGQGARAALPGRDAGGRPGGQGGAPRGPQGPGAPQQGGRPAPAGAGAGGFGGQAPGAPQGLQAAGGFGDGPGGRQGQDAFGNNGNTNGRQDSFGGSRGPVPPQRGEGQGGGRRPQLPPRGGARPELPGGNAPARPSWSDENAQPPVPRASLDTPRGHEEPDSTSRMPRVDDRHGPASTSEMPVVPRLDDLQNPGVTSEFARPDFNAPRPGGPSDTGQFPLPGYNGSGDTNGRQNNGSYVRSDVFGTPPGGPQNPQGNGQFTPSSYDSGSTGQFPVPTGYDSGSTGQFPAPTGFDGRGPVPRRQDPSSTGQFERPQPGAGRGPADFGGARPPVPPRPPQPEALPPAGPGDGRTPLYDTLETNWFHGQGQQGQQPPSNGSSSNGSNGNGSAPSQPSSVPAPPRPATAPAATGSWRTSPNDELVRQAERVRQPAAGGVTTSGLPRRVPRANLVPGTAQQQQHQSGPAVSRAPDDVRGRLTNLRRGIAQGRQAGTGSDQTGSFPSPTHQQER comes from the coding sequence GTGCAGGGACGTTTCAAGAGGGATGGCAGCGCTTCGGCGGAGCCGGAGCCACACAACGGAGCCGGTAACGGTTCCTCCCCCCAGCACGCCCAGAACCCGGGCCAGGCAGCTCTGACCGGCGACAACGGCGAGCGGTCGGCGCGTCTCGGCAGTGGTGCGCCCGGCGGCAAGGGCTCGGCCACCGGTGGGCCCGCGCCCGCCGCGCCGCCGGTGAAGCCCGCCAAGGGTTCGACCGGCCCCGGTGCGCGAATAGCCCTGCGCAACTGGCGTATCTCGACCCGTCTGGTCTCGCTGCTCGCGCTCCCCGTGGTCGCGGCGACCTCGCTCGGCGCGCTGCGCATCAGCGACAACATGGACGACATCCAGCAGCTCGACAACATGCGGCTGCTGACGGACATCACCAAGCAGGCGACCGAGCTCTCCGCCGCGCTCCAGGAGGAGCGCGACCAGTCGGCCGGTCCGCTCGCGCACGGCGCCCCCGCCACCGACTACAGCGTCAAGGGCGTACGCGACAAGACCGACCGGGCCCTCGCCAACTTCATCGACGGCTCCGAGGAGATCGACGCCGCCAGCAAGAGCGGCAACCTCCAGGGTGTTCGCGACAGCCTGGTGGGCCTCGTCTCCGCGCTCGGCAATCTCAGCGAGATCCGAAGCAACGCCTTCGAGGACCGGAACAACTCGACGCAGACGGTCGAGGCCTACCACCGGCTCGTCACCCAGTTGCTCGACCTCTCCCAGGACATGGCCGAGGCGACCAGCAACCCCGAGATGATCACGCGTACGCGCTCACTGGCCGCCTTCTCCTCGGCCAAGGAGTACGCGTCGATCCAGCGCGCGGTCATCGCGGCGGCGCTGCCCGAGGACAACAAGACGCAGGGCAAGCTGTCGGAGAACGACCGGCTCTACGCCGAGTCGGCGCTGAACAGCCAGGACTCCGAGCTCGACAGCTTCAAGAGCATCTACGGCGACGGCTCCGAGGACCTCCTCAAGCCGATCGACGACGGCAGCCCGACGATCACCGCCGCCGACGTCTACGCCAAGCGCATCCTGGACAGCAAGGAAGGTATCCAGGGGCTGCAGAAGCGCTCCTACAAGGACTGGATCGACGACGACTCGGCGAAGATCCAGCAGATGAAGACCATCGAGATCACGCTGCTCAGCGAGATGGAGCAGAAGGCTCGTGAGCTGCGCAACGAGGCCGAGCAGGAAGCGATCATCTCCGGTGCGCTGATCCTGCTCGTGCTCGGTGTCTCCCTGGTCGGCGCATTCGTCGTCGCCCGGTCCATGATCCGCTCGCTGCGCCGGCTCCAGGACACCGCGACCAAGGTCGCCCAGGACCGGCTGCCCGAGCTGGTCAAGCAGCTGTCCGAGTCCGACCCGCAGGACGTCGACACGTCCGTCGAGTCGGTCGGTGTGCACTCCCGGGACGAGATCGGCCAGGTGGCCGCGGCCTTCGACGACGTGCACCGCGAGGCCGTCCGGCTGGCCGCCGAGCAGGCCCTCCTGCGGGGCAACGTCAACGCGATGTTCACCAACCTCTCGCGCCGCTCCCAGGGCCTCATCCAGCGTCAGCTGTCGCTCATCTCCGAACTGGAGTCCCGCGAGGCCGACCCGGACCAGCTGTCCTCCCTCTTCAAGCTCGACCACCTCGCGACCCGTATGCGCCGGAACGGCGAGAACCTTCTCGTCCTCGCCGGTGAGGAGCCCGGCCGCCGCTGGACCCGTCCGGTCCCGCTGGTGGACGTGCTGCGCGCCGCCGCCTCCGAGGTGGAGCAGTACGAGCGCATCGAACTGTCGTCCGTGCCGACCACCGAAGTGGCCGGCCGGGTCGTCAACGACCTCGTCCACCTGCTCGCCGAGCTGCTGGAGAACGCCACGTCGTTCTCCTCCCCGCAGACCAAGGTCAAGGTCACCGGTCACGCGCTGCCCGACGGCCGCGTCCTGATCGAGATCCACGACACCGGCATCGGCCTCTCGCCCGAGGACCTCGCGGCGATCAACGAGCGGCTCGCCGCGCCGCCCACGGTGGACGTGTCGGTCTCCCGCCGCATGGGTCTGTTCGTGGTCGGCCGCCTCTCGCAGCGCCACGGCATCCGGATCCAGCTGCGTCCGTCCGACTCCGGTGGTACGACCGCGCTGGTCATGCTTCCCGTCGATGTCGCCCAGGGCGGCAAGAAGCCCGCTCCGGGCAAGGCCGGCCAGGGCGGTGCCCCCGCGGGCGGTCCCGCGGCGGCGCAGGCCGCCGCCGGTGTGGCCGCGGCTCGCCGGGGCGGTGGCCAGGGCGCTCCCGCCGGTGGCGGGCTCCTCGGCGCCGGTGGCGCGCCGCGCGGCCAGGTCGGCTCGGGCCAGGGTGCACGGGCCGCACTGCCCGGCCGGGACGCGGGCGGTCGCCCGGGTGGCCAGGGCGGAGCGCCGCGCGGGCCCCAGGGTCCCGGTGCTCCTCAGCAGGGCGGCAGGCCGGCTCCGGCGGGCGCGGGTGCGGGCGGCTTCGGCGGCCAGGCACCGGGTGCTCCGCAGGGCCTCCAGGCCGCCGGCGGCTTCGGTGACGGTCCGGGCGGACGCCAGGGCCAGGACGCCTTCGGCAACAACGGCAACACCAACGGACGTCAGGACTCCTTCGGCGGCTCGCGTGGTCCCGTACCGCCTCAGCGCGGGGAGGGCCAGGGCGGCGGGCGCCGTCCGCAGCTCCCGCCCCGGGGCGGTGCGCGTCCGGAACTGCCCGGTGGCAACGCGCCGGCGCGTCCGAGCTGGAGCGACGAGAACGCGCAGCCTCCGGTACCGCGTGCCTCGCTGGACACCCCGCGCGGTCACGAGGAGCCGGACTCCACCTCGCGGATGCCCCGCGTCGACGACCGGCACGGCCCGGCCTCGACGTCGGAGATGCCGGTGGTTCCGCGCCTCGACGATCTCCAGAACCCGGGTGTCACCTCCGAGTTCGCCCGCCCCGACTTCAACGCCCCGCGGCCGGGCGGCCCTTCGGACACCGGCCAGTTCCCGCTGCCCGGCTACAACGGCTCCGGCGACACCAACGGCCGGCAGAACAACGGGTCGTACGTCCGCTCGGACGTCTTCGGCACCCCGCCCGGCGGACCTCAGAACCCGCAGGGCAACGGGCAGTTCACACCGTCGTCGTACGACAGCGGTTCGACGGGCCAGTTCCCCGTGCCGACCGGGTACGACTCCGGCTCGACCGGCCAGTTCCCCGCGCCCACCGGCTTCGACGGCCGGGGCCCGGTGCCCCGCCGCCAGGACCCGTCGTCCACCGGCCAGTTCGAGCGCCCTCAGCCGGGCGCGGGCCGTGGCCCCGCGGACTTCGGCGGCGCCCGTCCGCCGGTCCCGCCGCGCCCGCCGCAGCCGGAGGCACTGCCGCCGGCCGGTCCCGGTGACGGTCGGACCCCGCTGTACGACACCCTGGAGACCAACTGGTTCCACGGGCAGGGTCAGCAGGGGCAGCAGCCGCCATCCAACGGCAGCAGCAGCAACGGGAGCAACGGCAACGGTTCGGCGCCCTCGCAGCCGTCCTCCGTGCCGGCTCCCCCGCGTCCGGCGACCGCGCCGGCCGCGACCGGCTCCTGGCGCACCTCGCCCAACGACGAACTGGTCCGGCAGGCCGAGCGCGTCCGCCAGCCGGCCGCCGGTGGCGTCACTACTTCCGGCCTTCCGCGCCGGGTCCCGCGTGCGAACCTCGTACCGGGTACGGCTCAGCAGCAACAGCACCAAAGCGGTCCGGCGGTCTCGCGTGCGCCCGATGACGTGCGCGGCCGGCTGACCAACCTCCGTAGGGGCATCGCCCAGGGTCGGCAGGCCGGTACCGGCTCCGACCAGACGGGCAGCTTCCCCAGCCCCACTCACCAGCAGGAGCGATAG
- the gltX gene encoding glutamate--tRNA ligase, with product MASASDPAVRVRFCPSPTGNPHVGLVRTALFNWAYARHTGGTFVFRIEDTDAARDSEESYEQLLDSLRWLGFDWDEGPEIGGPHAPYRQSQRMDTYKDVAARLLEAGRAYHCYCSTEELDARRDAARAAGRPSGYDGHCRELTDEQVSAYTAEGRKPIVRFRMPDETITFTDLVRGELTFTAENVPDYGIVRANGAPLYTLVNPVDDALMEITHVLRGEDLLSSTPRQIALYKALIELGVAKSVPSFGHLPYVMGEGNKKLSKRDPESSLNLYRERGFLPEGLLNYLSLLGWSLSADQDIFAIDEMVAAFDVSDVNPNPARFDLKKCEAINADHIRLLDVKDFTERCAPWLRAPFAPWAPEDFDETKWLAIAPHAQTRLKVLSEITDNVDFLFLPEPASDEASWAKAMKEGSDALLITAREKLEAADWTSAESLKEAVLAAGEAHGLKLGKAQAPVRVAVTGRTIGLPLFESLEILGKEKTLVRIDAALAKLTA from the coding sequence GTGGCTAGCGCATCCGACCCCGCCGTCCGAGTACGGTTCTGCCCGTCGCCCACCGGTAACCCCCACGTGGGCCTGGTCCGTACGGCCCTGTTCAACTGGGCGTACGCCCGCCACACCGGCGGCACCTTCGTCTTCCGCATCGAGGACACCGACGCGGCCCGCGACTCCGAGGAGTCGTACGAGCAGCTGCTGGACTCGTTGCGCTGGCTGGGCTTCGACTGGGACGAGGGCCCCGAGATCGGCGGCCCGCACGCCCCGTACCGCCAGTCGCAGCGCATGGACACCTACAAGGACGTGGCGGCCAGGCTCCTGGAAGCGGGCCGCGCCTACCACTGCTACTGCTCGACGGAGGAGCTGGACGCCCGCCGCGACGCCGCCCGCGCGGCCGGCCGGCCCTCCGGCTACGACGGCCACTGCCGCGAACTGACCGACGAGCAGGTGTCGGCGTACACCGCCGAGGGCCGCAAGCCGATCGTCCGCTTCCGGATGCCCGACGAGACGATCACCTTCACGGACCTGGTCCGCGGCGAACTGACCTTCACGGCCGAGAACGTCCCGGACTACGGGATCGTACGAGCCAACGGCGCACCCCTGTACACGCTGGTCAACCCGGTCGACGACGCGCTGATGGAGATCACGCACGTCCTGCGCGGCGAGGACCTGCTGTCGTCGACGCCGAGGCAGATCGCCCTGTACAAGGCGCTGATCGAACTGGGCGTCGCGAAGTCCGTGCCCTCCTTCGGTCACCTGCCGTACGTGATGGGCGAGGGCAACAAGAAGCTCTCGAAGCGCGACCCGGAGTCGTCGCTGAACCTCTACCGGGAGCGCGGCTTCCTCCCGGAGGGCCTGCTCAACTACCTCTCCCTCCTGGGCTGGTCGCTCTCGGCCGACCAGGACATCTTCGCGATCGACGAGATGGTCGCCGCCTTCGACGTGTCGGACGTGAACCCCAACCCGGCCCGCTTCGACCTGAAGAAGTGCGAGGCGATCAACGCCGACCACATCCGGCTGCTGGACGTGAAGGACTTCACGGAGCGCTGCGCGCCCTGGCTCCGCGCCCCCTTCGCCCCCTGGGCGCCGGAGGACTTCGACGAGACGAAGTGGCTGGCGATCGCCCCGCACGCCCAGACCCGCCTGAAGGTCCTCTCGGAGATCACGGACAACGTCGACTTCCTGTTCCTGCCCGAGCCGGCCTCCGACGAGGCGTCGTGGGCAAAGGCGATGAAGGAGGGCAGCGACGCCCTGCTGATCACGGCGAGGGAGAAGCTGGAGGCCGCGGACTGGACCTCCGCCGAGTCCCTGAAGGAGGCCGTCCTGGCCGCCGGCGAGGCCCACGGCCTCAAGCTCGGCAAGGCCCAGGCCCCGGTCCGCGTGGCCGTCACCGGCCGCACGATCGGTCTGCCCCTCTTCGAGTCCCTGGAGATCCTGGGCAAGGAGAAGACGCTGGTCCGCATCGACGCGGCACTGGCGAAGCTGACGGCGTAG